The Dendropsophus ebraccatus isolate aDenEbr1 chromosome 6, aDenEbr1.pat, whole genome shotgun sequence nucleotide sequence AGTAACCAGAATGATGCAAATAGGGGAGAAATAAGTACAGCAGGGACACCATTCTGTAAAGAAAGTCATAATCTGGACACAACTTCTGCCTGCAAAGATCAAGATTTGATGAGGACTTTATCAGAAACTCAGGTTGATGAGTCTAGTCTTTATCGGGAAGACTGGGGCCACAACTCCCATCAACAATGGGAACAAACTAGAGAACTTAATGGATATAAATCACCTGAAAACCAGCACGATAATTCTCTTGATGATAGTACCGACACAGGGTGTGAATCTTCAGAACCTGATAAATGTAAGGAAAGAGAAAACAGATTTCTGGTTATCTTAAACTCCACAAAAGCAAATAAGAGCAATTACACAACAAAACCATACCTAAAACCAAGTGTGCTTGAATACAACATAGACAAGGCAAAAAACTGTACAGTAGTGGATGACACTACACTAAACCACGTGACCAAAAAAGTGTCTTCCCGTCAAGAGTCAGATACTGCCAATGATTCTTCCAACAAACCTGGTCTTATTATAATATCTATACAACGGACAGATGCTCAGGCAACAAGGAACAAACCCAATGATGTCTGTTTGATAGACGAACAAAGAAAACAGCCTAGTCCTGATCAATTATTCAACCCACCGGAAAATAGTCAAATTTTCATTGATGATGATATAGACAAAGATACTAATAAACTTGTAGTCAATGCACATAGTAGTGATGATACTCAGGAGAACGACTGTTCTGAAACCAACCTAGTTATGAATGCCTCAATTGAAATGGATACTGATTATATGGTTATTGGAACAAGCCAAGATAAACAATCACCTCAAATCCTGGATGATGTACTAGACAACTCTGATCCTCAAATAACATATCAAGAAGAAAGTAATAGTCCGGCTCCAGAGAGGAACAACCTGGAGTCTGCCAATTTATATGATTTGAATGATGAATCTAAAGTGGAACAAATCGATCTGTCAAATTCTACAAACATGATGGGCGATGACCAGAGTGAAGACAGTTCAGATAGCTCCGAGCATGAAGCATTCAGTTTCtcagatgatgatgaggatgaggatgaggatgatgatgaggagtaTGACAGCTTACAAAAACAAGAAGGCAAAAAGGAGGATGTCCTAGCTCACACACTAGACACCAAAAACATGGACATGAGTGTAATGGATGCAGATGATGAAGGCAAATGCACTGAAAATGAAGACTGTGAACAATGTAAAGAAATTAATGGTACTAACCAAGACATGGGAGAATCTACATATTTGGATTCAAGTGACAGATCCTTATGTCTGACACCAATATTAGAGGTTTCCCCAGAAAGCAAAAATCCAGCCCAATCTGGAAATGACACAAATATAGACGAGAAAGGTAGAAGGAATGAGAATAATATAGAAGGCAAGCGATCCCACTCTCTTCAACATCCTTTAATAAGCAACAGACAGATAGCCAACCTAAGTCGAGATGAGCAATCTTCAGATCTCTCAGACGATGACCTTTATGAAAGTAGCTTCCTCTATAACAGGAGTATGAGGAAAGCTTCAGGACCAGGAAGGATTGACTTAGACAACTTTGCCCGATTCAGAAATAATGTTTCACATGTGAAGATGCCTGAATCACCTGAACCGTCCTACGTCCAAGAACTTCCCAAACACCAAGAATTGCCCAAACCTCAAGAACTTCCCAAACCCCAAGCAGACAGCAATGATATCAGAAACAGTAATAAAAGCATAGAAAGCAAACGGTTAAAAGAAAGGCTATCTTGGGCCCATAAGTCATTCTCAAGCCTTTTTGATTTTAAAAATctagaaaaagaaaacacagctGAAAACTTGGAGCCTGTCACCAAAGATGAAAGGAAAAAGATCAGACCCCATCAAATGTCGTGGCGAGCCTTACGAAAGAACAAGGAGAGAGACTCATTCAAAAGACTTAGTGTATTAACATTATCCACACACGTCATGAGCCCAAACAAGTCAAGAAAGAACTCTAAAGAGAAGCTTGATCCGTATAGTGAGAATCATTCATCAGTGGTTCCGGACTTAATCAGCAGTTCTCCAGCAGAACTAAAAGATGGTAGCTATAAGGAATTCAATGACAACCATGTGGTGCCCACTTTACCAGTACTTGCCACTGAAGATGTGGATATAAGAAGTTCTGTTAAGTGTGGTGCCACTACATGTGCAAGGAATTCATTCGATCAGTCAATGAACTGTACATTTAATCCAAATGATTATTCTAACATAAGGCAGGCGTCAAGTACGTCCTACGCAAACATTTTCTCTAGTTCTGATTTTAACTCAATGCCTTGTAGACCAATGAGTCCAAAACCACAAAGTCAATGGCCTAACCATCAGCGTAAAAGCTTTCGGAATTCCAGGGCCAGTGCAACCTCCATGACTTCTTTGGGGAACACTTCTCCGTCAGATGGTTTCTTGGACTCAACAGAAGCGTCTATGATATTTAAACCATGGATGACAAATTGCTCAGAGAATGAGGCCCTCAAGGAGGACAGTGGGGTCAGCAGCCAGTCCCAAGCCAGCATATACACAGCATCGTCAACTAGTGACATACTGAAGGAAGATGTAAGTACATTGAATCACTTTTGTGTTTTCTTATATAGTTCTTTGTAGAATCCAGTATTACACAACTGGTTTGAAGCTCTTGCCCCCATCTTTATAGAGCAGTGGTTAGCTAGAAGGAGAAGGTCTTATTACATGGCTGGAGCTTCTGGGTAAACAAGGGCTGATCTTGTAGATCACctttcatttactgagcctattatatTTCTTGTTAATTGATCATCCCTTTGCTTCTTTTaactattggctgcacatctccacTTGTCCCTTTGGTCATAAATCATcccgtaggctatgttcacacaacgtaagatttatattaatcacagccgttgttgccaatttgcaacaacggacgtaattAATAGGAAACATGTTGTGCTGGCATCTATGGGATTGCTAGCGGCTGcacgaaaaaactgacatgtcagatttgtgCGGtcaatattcattgaatagcggccaaacAAGCCTAACAGGTCAcataatggaaagtgcggctccggccgcactctccattgtgttcaatggtgaattggaatgcgagcgcacacggatgtgcccgcatcccaattcagcacaaatgaagataaTCTGGtctgtactgcagtattggccattctgtgacccgccgGGTCACAGAATAGCAGGTGTTTAACATAGTGTGAATCCGGCCTTAGACACAGCACATTTTCTTTCTTCCGGAGAAAacctaatttgcatacttttcccCATAGTCCAAGTATACACCACTCTCTTCAATGCCTCTTCAATGAGAACCAAGGTGCTTTGGCGATGTTTCTAATATTAGAAAGAGTTGGTTATTTTAGCGTCAGCACTTTATCTGCCAGCAGATGGCGTAAAAGGCCAAAAGTTTTAACTGCAAAATTCAGAGGAGAGCAGCAACATCTGAGGCCTGCATGGTATTCCTTTCACTCTCAGATGGCATCACATGTGAGACCACATCCTATCAGAGGCCATAATGTATTATTTCGGGTACAATCTGTGAATACAGATGTCTCGAAATCTGTTAACCCTGATTATTACAAGTCAAAACATTCTGATGAAAAAGCTATTCTCCATGTTCACCGTTTTCCTTCCAATTTAGGTTTCTTGCAGCCCTCAGCAGTTCTAGCCTGAAGCGTCATGTTGATGATAGTGCACACTTGGGGCATCTTGATGCTAAATTGTTTCATTTACACTTGTTTTTCTCTAATTATTAGGTAAAAGGTGaagctatatatcatattttTTATCATACACAGAAAAATGTATGGGTGACAGTGGATTATGTTTTGACaggtttgggctatgttcccattatggGATTGGGTCAGCATTTTTCAGTAAAAGGTGGCCATCGATTGTTATGGTGGCGCAATTAAGCCGCCTTTTTTCACAATAAATTACAGCACGTTCCCATAGTGGGACCACAGTGAAAACTGAAGCTTACACTGTTACCACTGAAATCAATTGGCTGTCTGTGTAATACAAAACAGGATattcaaaatagctctcacacctcttgagcaaagagatgtccctttaagtcaagtctcgctcaatcAAGGAGCTTTAGTACGTTgattggggattttatgccaagccaaacaatctctccaaaaggaaaaatCTGTTTCGggttgtttgcccctcatcagtgcagagcagggtgttggcttgctagtgagaggtctatcaacATAGGTCAAAGGGGTAGTCACTCTTCATAAGGAGAGcgcgtcataaagacgtgtggagacctACAGACCATTACTGCTCCACTAAAAACTCTGGAGATTGTtaggcttggcataaaatccccagtcaatgttctaaggctccttgtttaaagtgagacttgacttgaagggacatctctgctCAAGAGacgtgagagctattttgcatatcctttcttcccagaattcttagtGAAGCAGCAATGATCTGTAAGTCTCTAAACGTCTTTATGACAAGCTTtttttaaggagagtcactactcCTAATGCAAAACAGAGCAGATCCTCCAGACATTCTCTACATCTTCTCTCCACTTTGGCCAAGAGATAAGGATCCTAAACAGAGGACCCTCTCTATTAACTCATAATTCTTTAACAGGGTATATGAAAAGGGGGTTTCTTAATTgacaaacccctttaaactttatgAAGCTACTCCTTAAGGTTAATCTTCTCCATGTGTGGTTATAAGGAATGTTCTGTTTTATCATGTACACAACACATTCAGATCTCTTTGCTTTTTACATTTTGTCAGGTTGAGGGCCTGcgctaaaaattttaaaaaaatttcctcATCAACCTGCACTCAATGTCTCATAACAACAATGTGAAAACAGaattttatggtgtgtttacatagagagatgtatctgacaggttttgaagccaaagccaggaacaggctataaacagaaaacaggtcataaaggaaatactaagTTTCATCCTCtattcaagtccattcctggctttggtttaaaaaatctgtcaccaATAAAATCTTGCATTGACATAAGTTTTCACACCCTTTACTCAGTACTTAGATGTAGGCCATTCCACAGCGATACTAGCCTCCAGTCTTCTTATGTAGGCCATTCTACTCCGATTATTTAGTTTGGTGGGGCGGACAGCTCTTGGAAGAGCCCTGGTGGTCATTAATTATGAAGGTCGCTGTATTCTAGAGCACTTTTAGTGCAGTAGAATTATGTGTACCCTTCTCCAGAACTGTCCCTTCATACaatgctgtctctgagctctacaggcagttctttcctcctcatggcttggctTTTGCTCTGATATGCATTGTCAGCTGTGACACCTTATAAAGTCAGGGCAGTGTCATTACACATCATGTTCAATCAGCTGAATTAACCACAGGTGACTTCAATCAAGGAGTAGAAATATCTCAGAGATGATCTAAAGAAACAGGGGTCAtagcaaagggtctgaatacttatgtcCATGCAAACTTATAATTTTTATCCTTGAATAAATTTTCAAAACAAATTCTTAAATTCTGTTTTTACATTCAGAGcagattgcattttttttttttttagcacaaggcCACAACATAACATGTAAAAAGGTGCAATggtctgaagactttctgaatgcaTTGTACATCTAGTAACATTACAAAACGTTACCACTGTTATTTTGGGTTTATCAGTTCATAATTTGGACACTGGAGTTTCAGGTCAGTATTTTCTGACAAACCTTTCACTTAAAACTAATACAAACAGGATACTAGACCACAAAACCAAACAACAAGTATAAAGACACAGAGCGAGAAAACCCTTCCAAAGAAGAAGACCTCTGAGTTTCAAGTGATCACATTCTCCAACACGGACAAAAGTAAAACGTCTACACTGCCCATGATGAAGTCAGTGGAACATGCGAAAGACTCAGAGAAAAGAAATCCTAAATTGCTGTTCAGGAGCCTCAGCAGTAATGACCTATGGGTAAATCAGAGAAAGCAGGAGACGCAAGTAGACAAGACACAAAGCACAAATCAAGGAGAGAGTCACATGACCAATCAGTCACAAGTAAGAATGACATCCATCTTGTTCTTGCTCTGTCCTCTGCTTTCTTATGCGCACTATTTCCTTCCGTTCTAATCTTTTACATGGTTCTTTGCTACGGATGTGGGAGCTAAATTGGATTAATCGTAATTACATGGCCCCGACCAAACAAAACGAATGTCCATAAGCTTTAATCAGTCAACAATACTTATTAACCATCTAACAATCTCATCTCCAGAAGAAGACATGTTCCCCTTTCTAGACCCCATGTCTAGTGAGGTGCAATTTGGGCCGTAATTTGGCACGTTTTGCTTTGTAGATCTTCCCATTATTTGCACCTCTCCAGGGATAGCAGATTGACTTTTGTTGAGTGTAGCTTGATAAGAAGTGATTTTAGATAGGCATCAAT carries:
- the LOC138795868 gene encoding LOW QUALITY PROTEIN: uncharacterized protein (The sequence of the model RefSeq protein was modified relative to this genomic sequence to represent the inferred CDS: deleted 2 bases in 1 codon), translating into MGNFVDPPFSLQKNMTPELNENTENKVEFHEDTSADQCTLEFGSFSQDQDEDYFETRSYFSDSPSELKSEVFESISDVDSVSSDATDELNRRKDCILLDKEESVYSDFTKHQGGIYSHNTNFSKGVVCSQEDQTEASSCLQTQLPSPQENLPSELSQVHTVEENKKGLSTPNVNLREDTENNNVTFNGLQHNVTVIEESPRGLVFSTEIRTNDKRRINVNSQSEGCLICARSDTTVVASHQSLPNIHFRIPNHSDDGVQSNQNDANRGEISTAGTPFCKESHNLDTTSACKDQDLMRTLSETQVDESSLYREDWGHNSHQQWEQTRELNGYKSPENQHDNSLDDSTDTGCESSEPDKCKERENRFLVILNSTKANKSNYTTKPYLKPSVLEYNIDKAKNCTVVDDTTLNHVTKKVSSRQESDTANDSSNKPGLIIISIQRTDAQATRNKPNDVCLIDEQRKQPSPDQLFNPPENSQIFIDDDIDKDTNKLVVNAHSSDDTQENDCSETNLVMNASIEMDTDYMVIGTSQDKQSPQILDDVLDNSDPQITYQEESNSPAPERNNLESANLYDLNDESKVEQIDLSNSTNMMGDDQSEDSSDSSEHEAFSFSDDDEDEDEDDDEEYDSLQKQEGKKEDVLAHTLDTKNMDMSVMDADDEGKCTENEDCEQCKEINGTNQDMGESTYLDSSDRSLCLTPILEVSPESKNPAQSGNDTNIDEKGRRNENNIEGKRSHSLQHPLISNRQIANLSRDEQSSDLSDDDLYESSFLYNRSMRKASGPGRIDLDNFARFRNNVSHVKMPESPEPSYVQELPKHQELPKPQELPKPQADSNDIRNSNKSIESKRLKERLSWAHKSFSSLFDFKNLEKENTAENLEPVTKDERKKIRPHQMSWRALRKNKERDSFKRLSVLTLSTHVMSPNKSRKNSKEKLDPYSENHSSVVPDLISSSPAELKDGSYKEFNDNHVVPTLPVLATEDVDIRSSVKCGATTCARNSFDQSMNCTFNPNDYSNIRQASSTSYANIFSSSDFNSMPCRPMSPKPQSQWPNHQRKSFRNSRASATSMTSLGNTSPSDGFLDSTEASMIFKPWMTNCSENEALKEDSGVSSQSQASIYTASSTSDILKEDDTRPQNQTTSIKTQSEKTLPKKKTSEFQVITFSNTDKSKTSTLPMMKSVEHAKDSEKRNPKLLFRSLSSNDLWVNQRKQETQVDKTQSTNQGESHMTNQSQARMSRSGSSAPFDIFRIRPMKIHSFSQSTPSRLDLVGCVRRITFPVITDGSLDRPSLTDDMGSDEDLYDDLHVSSHRYGGGGEQLAINELISDGSVVYAEALWDHVTMDDQELGFKAGSVIEVMDATNKEWWWGRIMDSEGWFPASFVRLRVNQDEPLEDYTSRPGDRDLDAKNLLRRHGFGQTNKDQMRTNVINEILNTEKDYIKHLKDICEGYIKQCRKRADMFTEEQLWTIFGNIEDIYKFQKKFLKTLEKRIIKDAPHLSEIGSCFLQYQNDFQIYSEYCNNHPNACTELSKLCKVKKYGYFFETCRLVQKMIDISLDGFLLTPVQKICKYPLQLAELLKYTNPQHRDFADVEAALNAMKNVAKLINERKRRLENIDKIAHWQSSIEDWEGEDILTRSSELIYSSELTKFSQLQSKGQQRIVFLFDHQIVYCKKDILRRDILYYKGKINMDEMEVINLEDGKDKDFNITVKNAFKLQSKVSEEVHLFLAKKPEQKQRWLQAFEEERKQVLQDEQTGFSISEIQRKQAMMNANKPRPAGKPKAVNRTYYDFWMRQKHPTLPANLPQQQVFMLAEPAQTLQFLAEHQPSDSLPKIKDLFVICSCILYKESTLPTVDKVPVPGTPTLSFYRAWR